CAACCGGATGAGAGACAAAGTCAAGATCCTGGAGTGGTCTGAACGGGGTTTCTGGCTCGATTACTTCCGCTTGGAGCAAGGCAGTCTACCATGGCCACAGGAAGGTGAGGAAATCAATCCTTTGGATATTACCTGGCAAGATCTTCGTTGGCTCTTGGAGGGGACCTCGTTAAGACCAATCGAAAAACGTCTCGTAAATCCCCCCAAATACGTAGTTTAGGCGC
The sequence above is drawn from the Limnochordia bacterium genome and encodes:
- the tnpB gene encoding IS66 family insertion sequence element accessory protein TnpB (TnpB, as the term is used for proteins encoded by IS66 family insertion elements, is considered an accessory protein, since TnpC, encoded by a neighboring gene, is a DDE family transposase.), giving the protein MRKAVNGLAAIVQLDFELDPFEPCLFAFCNRMRDKVKILEWSERGFWLDYFRLEQGSLPWPQEGEEINPLDITWQDLRWLLEGTSLRPIEKRLVNPPKYVV